In Pueribacillus theae, the genomic stretch ATGGAAAGCCATTCTTCATTGTGAACAAAACGTAACTCAGCCATCCCCCGGATTAAAAAGGCGAATAGATAAAAGCATTGATAAATTTGCAAAACACAAAGTAAACAAATGGGTTTCCAAACCGGCCTACGCCATTGCGGGATGTTTTTTGTTTATCTTTGCATTGCTCGGATTGTTACAAATGAAATCAACAGGCGGCGAAGAATATTTTGTCCAACAACAGGAAGAACTCTCCCATCATCCGATTGCGCGTGATGCAAACACATCCCAGTTTAAAGTCATCCCAACTTCTAATTTTAACAAAAATGAAATAGAAGGTACGGTTTGGTTAAATGATAAAAACAATGAAATGTTGCTGAAGGCGGAAGGGTTAACTCCAATCGTTGAAAAAGATTATCAGTTATGGATGATTCACCCTAAACGTGATTTGAATGGAGAATTGCTAACGATAAAAAACGGAATGATCGTATTCTATTATAAAGGAGAAGGGCTGGATGAAGTAAGGTTTATTGAAGTAAGTTTAGAACCGAAAGGAGGAAGCCCCCTCCCGACTGGCCCGAAAGCGTTTTATGTAGATTTGCAACAATAATACAGGCATACCATCTGATATGCAATTTTTCATCATTTAGCCATAGACATCTATAGGTAAAAAGTATAAAATTAGCATGGGAATCGTACTAAAGAAATAGTTTTTAATACCTAATTATTATAATTACAAGGATGCTATGAACAGACAATCTTTATGTGGGCACTTGATTGTCTGGGAGCAAGTAGTGCAACCGACCTGTTCAATTTGGGGTCGGTTTTTTTTATCCCAGTACAACCGTCCTTAATCAGGAAAGCTGAAGGGCCTGTTCAGCTCTAAGATAAAAATGCTCT encodes the following:
- a CDS encoding anti-sigma factor — encoded protein: MTNKCEWKEEELFDFVAGKIDRFKSKQLRLHLKSCHDCQSTVSEWKAILHCEQNVTQPSPGLKRRIDKSIDKFAKHKVNKWVSKPAYAIAGCFLFIFALLGLLQMKSTGGEEYFVQQQEELSHHPIARDANTSQFKVIPTSNFNKNEIEGTVWLNDKNNEMLLKAEGLTPIVEKDYQLWMIHPKRDLNGELLTIKNGMIVFYYKGEGLDEVRFIEVSLEPKGGSPLPTGPKAFYVDLQQ